AGCTCCAGGACCGCCCGGGCTTCGTCGGGGGTGCGCACCTCCGAGGCCATGATGACCTCCGCCCCGGCTGCCGCCGCATCCACAAGCCCCTGGCTTAAGGAAGGCGTGTCAATGCCCACCTCCCGCTGGAAAATTGCCGCCTTTTCGTGCTTGTGCAGGAACTCAATGGGTTCCTCCACGGTCATTACGTGGCAGGCACGGGTGCGGTTGATCTCGCCCACCAGCGCCGCCAGGGTGGTGGTGCGCCCGGAACCCGCGGGACCGTTCACCAGCACCACCCCAGTGCGCTCCTGGGTGGCTTCCGCCACCGCTGGCACAAGCTCCAGCTCCGCCAGGCTAGGAACCCGGTCCGGGATCGAGCGGAGGGTTACCCCGAAGCTCCCCCGTTGCTGGAAAACCGCCACCCGAAAGCGGTTCACGCCGGGGATGGAGTAAGCAAAAGCCGCAGCGCCTTTTTTCTGGACCTTTTCCGCAGCGGCCGCCGGTGCCGAGGCCAGGAGGTTCAAAACCACCGCCTCGGTTTGGTACGGGGAAAGCCGGGGAAGCCCCGGGATTTCCACCCGTTGCAGCTCCCCGTCTGTGAGGACACAGGGGGGCAGGCCCACCCCCAGGAGCACGTCACCACCCTGGCCGGCCCGCCGCCCCACCTCGCTTAAAAAACCGGGCAAGTCGAAGTTCAGCACAGGACCAGTATAGCCACCCGGGGTCACCAGCCGGAGCTGGCCGGACCTTGGGGCTCAGCTTGACCACCGCCCTTCCCCAGGAAACGCAACAAAACCGCACCCCGCAGCGCCCGAAGCGGGGAAAAACCCGGCAGCTCCCAGCTGGCCTTGGGAGGATGCTCCAAAACCAAAAGCCCCCCGGCCACCAGGATCCCCCGCTCACCCACCGCTGCCACCGCCGGCAGGTGCTGGGCAAAGCGGGCAAAGGGCGGGTCCGCCCAAAGGATGTTCACCTTTTCGCCTCTGGCAGCCAACCAGCTCACGGCTTCCTCTGCGGGCTTCGGGACCACCAGGACGCGATGGGGCTCCACCTTCAGAAGCTCCAGGTTGCGGCGCAGCAGGGCAAGGGCCTGCGGGTGGGGCTCCACCAGGATGGCGCGGGCTGCCCCGCGGGAAAGCGCCTCCAGGGAAACCACTCCGGTGCCGGCAAAGAGGTCCAGGAAAACCGCATCAGAAAGCTCCCCCGCCAGCACCGAGAAGGCCTGCTCCCGCAACGCATCGGGAGTGGGCCGCAACGGCCACCCCGGAGGCGGCCCAAAAACCTTCCGCGAGGCCCAAATCCCACCGGTGATCCTCACCGCCCCTCCTGGCGAAAGCGTCCGCAGAGCTCGAGAGCGTAGGCAAGAGCTTGCTCCGGTGCCACCTCACCGTCCAGAACCGCCGCCCGTGTCGCCCGCACCGCCCGGCCCACCCACGGGCCCTCGGGAACCCCTTGCGCCACCAGCTCCCCGCCGCGAACCGGCAACGGCCGGCGCAGCCAATCGGTGAGCGCCTGCCGCAACACCTGCCGCTGGCTCTGGGACGCCAAAACCATGGCCAACACCCACCACACCGGCGGGGTGTGCTCCAGGCTTTCCACCAGCCGGCTGGGTTTGTGGCCGTTGGCGGCTTGCGCCAGGAGCTTTTCCACGCCCTCCCGGGCCCTGGCCACCACCTCCCGGGCCTCCCCCGCCAGGCTCAAGCGGGAAGCCAGCACGTCCCCTGCCCTTTCCCCACCCCGCAAGGCCAAAGCGGCCAGGTACACCAGCGGCTTTGGGCCGTCAAAGACCTTTTCCACGGTGGCCCACAAAAGCATGGCCTCGACCTGCCGCAAAAAGCGCCCGGTGGCCGGTCCCCAGGCAAGCTCAGGGAAAAGGGCCAAAGAAACCCCCAAACGGTCCAGCTCCAAAAGCCCCTCCACCGGATGCTCCTCGGAAAGCAAGAGGAAAACCTCATCCCGCAGCCTCTCCCCGGAAAGCCGGGCCAAAACCCCTTCCTCCAGCGCCACCCGCGCCAAACGCTCGGTGTCCGGAGCCAGGCTAAAGCCCAGGCGGGTGGCAAAGCGCACGCCCCGCACCAGGCGGGTGGGGTCCTCAATGAAAGAAAGCGAGTGGAGCACGCGGATGAGCCTTTGCTCCAGGTCCCTCTGGCCGCCAAAAAAGTCCACCAGCTGCCCTAAGACCTCGGGGTTGAGGGCAATGGCCATGGCGTTGATGGTGAAGTCCCGGCGGTACAGGTCCTGGCGCAGGGCGGAACGCTCCACCTCCGGCAGGGCTGCCGGGTGGGGGTAAAACTCGGTGCGGGCGGTGGCCACGTCCAGCCGAAAGCCGTCGGGGAAGGTCACAACGGCGGTGAGAAAGGGCTCGTGGACGTGGAGGCGCGCCCCGGCTTCCCGCGCCAGGGCCCGCGCCACCTCCACCCCGTTGCCCTCCACCACCACGTCCATGTCCTCGGGGGGGCGGGCCAAAAGCACGTCCCGCACCGCCCCGCCCACCAGGTAGGCCCGCATCCCCATGCGGGAGGCCACCTCCCCCACCCTTTGCAACAGGCCTAAAGGGGCTTCCCCCACCTGCTCCCGCAAGCGTGGGAGCACGTTCAGCACCACCGGCCGGCCACCGCTCAAACGGTGGCTCACCACAAGGCTTTGCTGGGTTTGCCTTTCGTAAAGACGGCGGAAGAGGTCCATGCGGGTGATGACGCCGTAGCCGGATGGGCGCTCCACCAGCACCAGACGTTCCCGCTCCTCCACAAACAGATGCTCCAGCTCCTCCAGGGGCGTCTCCCCCGAAACCACCGGCACCGAAGGCCGCATCACCGTGACCACCGCCCGCTCGCCCAAGCCGTGGGTTTGGGCGTTGTCCAGGATTTGCCTGGTGACCAAACCCACCGGTCGCCCCTGGCTGAACACCGGCATGGCGTTGATGCGCAAGCGCACCATGCGTTCCTTGGCCTCGTTCACCGAAGCGGTGGCCTCCACGGCAAAGACCGTGGGGGAAGCCACATCAGAGGCCCTAAGGCCACCCCCCAGTTGCCGTTTGACCGCGGCCAAAAGCTCCTCGGCCACCTCCACCGCCGAACGGCCCTTGATGCGGGCTGCCGCGGCAGTGGCGTGCCCACCCCCTCCCAGCGGCGCCAGCAGCTGGCCGGCGTGCAGGCGGGGGTGGGAGGAGCGGGCGATGACCACCAATTGAGGCGGGACCTCCAGGACTGCCAGCACCACCGGCAACGCAAAGATCTCGGCGTAGCGGTGCACCACGTACGCTGCTTCCTCCACCCGCTCCGAGGGGCGCGCCACGCTCACCACCACCCGCACTCCGGCCACGTTGTGCTCCACCGCCCCGGCCACTAGGGTGTTCAAAAGCTCCAGCTGCTCGGGCTCCAGCGGCCGCAACACGTAAGCCCGCACCCACTCCAGACGACCCCCGCACTCCAAAAGCCAGGCCACAATTTGCGCATCGGCGGGGCGGGTGTCGGCGTAGGTAAGGCCGCCGGTGTCCTCGTAAATGCCCAAGAGCAAAAGCGAAGCGGTGAGCGGGTCCGGCTGGATACCCCGTTGCTTCAGCTCCCAACCCACCACGGTGCAGGTAGCGCCGGCACCGCCCGGGGGCAAGGGGAGCACCTGGGCGCTGGGGATGGGGTCTTCCGGCTCCGGGTGGTGGTCCACCACCGTCACCGGACAGCCGGCACGGAGGATGAGCTCCCCCACCTCCCCTAACCGCCGCAGCGATGAGCAGTCCGCCACCCAAGCGGCCTCAATGCGGGCGCGTCGCAGCTCTTTAAGCCGCAGCTCCGGCAGGGGAGGCCTTTCCTGCTGCAAAAAACGACGAACGCCGGCTTCCTGCGAGCCTGAGAAAACGATCTTCGCCTGGGGGTCCAGAAGCAAAAGGCCGGCCATGGCCCCCAGGGCGTCAAAATCGGCACCCAGATGCGTGGTCACAATGCGCACGACCTCAGTGTAGCGCCGGCCTCCCGGGAATAATCGGAGTGTGCTATTTTCTTAATAACGCCAGGGGTGTTAAGCCCCCACCGAGGGTTGGCCCTCGGCTAAAAAGGGAGGGATGATGCGGGTTGGCGCGTTGGCTTTTATTGGGGTCTTGGGCACAGCCCTGGCATTCTCGCAAGTACCTCGCTCGTACAAAGCGGATGTAGAGCCGATTTTTGTCAAAGAGTGCGGCGATTGTCACAGCAGCGACCGCCCCAAGAAGGGCCTGGACCTTTCTGCTGACAAAGGTTATGCCAACTTAGTGGGCAAAAAATCGCAGGAGGTTCCCGAGCTCTTGCTGGTAGCTCCGGGAGACCCGGAAAACTCCTACCTCTGGCACAAGCTGCAGCACACCGCCAAGGAAGGCAAGGGGATGCCCCGCGGGATCTTCTCCTCCCGGAAGCTTGCCGAACAGGACCTGCAGGTCATTCGGGAGTGGATCGAACAGGGGGCCAAACCGTAACCATGCGTATTTCCGGCCAGGTCCCCCCGCTGCCGGCGGTGCCGCTCTTTCCCTGGAAACAGGCCCCGTTTTCTTTAAAGGCAGGGCTGGCAGGTTTAGGGCTTTTGGGCTTTTTCCTGGCAGTGGGGGGAACCATCTCCCTGCCCGTAGGAGGAGCGGTTTCCCAGCTATGGCCGTCGGTGGCGGTGCAGTTCCTCCTAGCACTTTGGTTCGGTTGGACAGGCGTGGCGGTCGGGGTGCTGTTCCCGCTCCTGTCCAACTTGCTGGTGGCGGATCCGCTCACGGCTTTGGCTTTTACCCCCGCCAACTTCATGCAGGGTGCGTTGCCCTTATTGCTCTTCCGCGCTTTTCGGGGCAGCCCGTTTCTTCAAAGCACTAAAGACGTTGGGCTTTTGGCGGCATCCTCGGCGGTGGCGTCGGTCACAGCTGCAGTGACCGGCGTATCCCTGCAACAGCTCCTCGGCGCAGGGGGCGAAAGCGATCCGCAAACCTTAGCCGTTACCTGGGCCATCACCAACTCCGTCTGCGGTTTTGCCTTAAGCTGGCCAATGCTGCGCTGGGTCTCCCCGGTGTTTTGGGAAGCCAGCCTGGCCTCCAAGCAGGGACGCGGTATGCCCTTTGGCTTTCACCTTTTGGGTGCGGCGTTCACCTTGGCGGGTGGAGCGGTAGCCGTAGCTATTGCTTTTCACGCTTTAGTGGCCAAGGGGGTCCCGCTGCCTGAGTCGAGCGTAGCGGGCATCCTCGGAGTATTGCTGCTGCCGGCCTGCGCTCTTGGGGCGCACCTTTTGTGGCGCTTTTTGGCCGAGCCGTTGGATGCCCTGTTGCGGGACACCGAACAGGCATTTACGGCTCCTTTTCCGGAGACCTTTCCGGGACCCGAAGTTGCCGAGTTTGCCTTGCTTCGCCGTCGTTTTGCTGGGGTGCTGGCCACCCTGAGGGAACAGGAGCGTCGTTTTCGCAGCTTGTTTGAAACCGTGGGGGAGCCCATCCTGCTGGTGGACCCCCAAGGGCGGCTTTTAGATGCCAACCCCGCCTTCCAGCGGGTGTTTGGCGTTCCTGTGGAGCGAGCCCGGGGAAGAAACGTTGTGGCCTTTAACGATCCTGAAGCCAAAAGGCGACTGAAACAGCTTCTCGCTGGCCCACCACCGCCAGAGCCGGTAAGCCTACGAGCGCGGGTCCGCTTGGCCGGGAAAGGGTTTCGGCAGGTCCACATGACGGCCGCTCCCTGGTGGGATGCCCACGGCAATTTTGCGGGCTATTGCGTGATCACCGCCGATATCACCCGCGAGGAGGAGCGGCAACAACGCCTAGAGATGGCCAGCCGCTTGATCTCCCTGCAACACCTCTTGGCCGGCCTGGCCCACGAGGGCAACAACATCCTTCAGGTGGAAGTGAGTGCCCTGGAAAACCTGGCCCGAACGCACCCCGATTTGGTTCCTGAGCTTCGCCCGCTGTGGGCCGCTCAGGAGCGGCAACGGGCCCTGATCCAGCGGGTGGCCCTCCTGGCGGGGTCGGAAAGGCAAATCCAAAGCGAGAGCTTTTCGGCTGGCGATCTGGTGGCGGGCATTTCTGCCGCCTCCCGTCTGCACCCCGAAGGCTCTCTGCACGTGGAAACCCCTGCTCGCTTTCCCGTTATTCGGGGCAACCGACTCACCCTCCAGGAAGCGGTTGAAGCCGTGGTATGCAACGCCTTTGAAGCCAGCCGCCGGGGCGCAACCGTAGAAGTGCGCTTTTTTGAGGCGCAAATCCCGGGCGCACCGGATGCCCCGGATCTCCCCCCCGGGACCTACTTGGTGGTGGAGGTGGCCGATAGCGGTCACGGTATTAGCCGGCAACACCTCCCCTTCGTCTTTGACCCCTTCTTCACCACCCGCGACCGCACGGCTCACCAGGGCGTCGGGCTCACTTTGGCCAAAGCGGCGGCCACCCACGCCGGTGGCACGGTTACGGTGGACAGCACCCCCGGTGTGGGCACCACCGTGCGGTTGTGGCTGCCGGTGGCTTCGGAGGAAGCTCCCAAAGGCGAGCTCCCCGCGGTGAGCAAACGCATCCTCCTGGTGGACGACGACCCCCAGGTGCGGGAGGGGCTGGAGCAGGCCCTTTCCGCCTTGGGCATGGAGGCCGTTTCCGCAAGCTCCGGCTCCCAGGCCCTCCGCCTGGTGGAGGAGGGCTTGCCGGTGGATGCCGTCATTTTGGACCTGCTCATGCCCGAGGTTTCGGGCTTTGAGGTGCTGGAAGCCGTTCGCCAGCGCCACCCGGATTTGCCGGTAATCCTTTCCTCCGGCTTTGCCCCCGATGAGCGGGTGAGCAAGGCCCTGGAACAACCCCACACCTTTTACCTGCAAAAGCCCTACACGCTGGCGCAGTTGCAGGAGACCCTGGCAAAAGCGTTAAGCCAGGGCGAGGGCAAGCCCTAAGGGAATACCGGGCTTCCCCCGGTTGTCCATGACCATTGCAGGGGGGTGTCGTACCATGGGGGTGTGCTGGTGAACGACCTTCGCGCAAAGCTCGAGCGGATGTTGCCGCGGGTGACCAAGCCAGGACGCTATTTGGGCCTGGAGAAAAACCTCGTCCGCAAGAACTGGAATGACGTTTCCGTGCGCCTGCTTTTGGCCTTCCCCGACACCTACGAAATTGGCATGTCGCACCAGGGAACCCGCATCCTTTACCACATCGCCAACCGCCGGGCCGACACCCTCTGCGAGCGCACCTTTGCCCCCTGGCCGGACATGGCACAGGCCATGCGCGAGCAGGGCATCCCGCTTTACTCGCTGGAGTCCTACCGCCCCGCTTTCGAGTTCGACATCATCGGCATCACCCTGCAAACCGAGCTCAACTACATCAACGTCCCCTACCTTCTGGACCTGGCGGGCATCCCCCGTTTTGCCACAGAGCGGGACGAGCGCCACCCCCTTATCGTGGGCGGTGGACCCTGCATGGCCAATCCCGAACCGGTGGCGGATTTCTTCGACGCTTTTGCCATTGGCGACGGTGAGGTGCTGCTTCCCGCGCTTCTGGACCTGGTCAAGCAGAGCAAAGAACAAGCCTGGAGCCGGCAGGAGCTCCTCCTGCGCCTGGCGCAGGTGGAGGGCTGGTACGTCCCCCGCTTTTACCGCTGGGAAGCGGCCGACCACCCGGCCCTGGGGGGGCGCTGGGAAGCCCTTGACCCCCGGGTCCCCTTCCCTGTGAAGCGGGTCTTTGTGCCCCAGCTTTCCCCCGAAGATGTGCCCAATCCGCCGCTGGTGCCGGTGGTGGAGGTGGTGCAGGACCGCCTGGGCATGGAGGTGGTGCGGGGGTGCACCCAGGGGTGCCGGTTCTGCCAGGCGGGGTACTGGTACCGCCCGGTGCGGGAGCACGACCCCGCCACCGTGCTGGCCACCCTGGAAGCCCACGTGGACGCCACCGGCTATCCGGAGGTGGGGCTTTTGTCGCTTTCCACCGCTGACTACTCGCAAATTGAGCCTCTGGCCTGGCATCTGGCCGAGCGTTTGAAAAATCGAAGGGTCGGGGTTTCCCTTCCATCCCTGCGCGCCGAGTCCTTTTCCGTGGCGCTGGCCGATGCCGTAAGCCGGGTGCGCAAATCGGGGTTTACCTTTGCTCCGGAAACCGGTTCCGACCGCTTGCGGCGGGTCATCAACAAGACCTTCACCAACGCCGACATGATTGCCGCCGCAGAAGTGGCCTTTGCCAAAGGGTGGAACCTCATCAAGGTGTACGCCATGATTGGGCTGCCCACGGAAACCGACGAGGACGTGCTGGAGCTGGCCCGTCTGGCCCGGGAGATCCTGCAAGCGGCCCGCCGGGTGGGCAACCACCACGCCGAGGTGAAGGTTTCGGTGGGACCTTTCGTGCCCAAGCCGGTGACGCCTTTCCAGTGGGAGCCCTTTGGCCCCGTCCCCCTGTTGCAGCAACGCATTGAGCTGCTCAAGAAAGCCTTTCGCCCCATCCGCTGGGCCAAGCTCACCTGGGTGGAGCCGGAAGAAGCGGCCCTGGAGGCGCTTTTGTCCCGGGGGGACCGCCGTCTTTCCCGGGTCATTGCCCGCGCCCACGACCTGGGGGCGGTGTTCGACGGCTGGGGGGAGTGGCTCAACCTGGACGCCTGGCGACAGGCGGTGGCCGAGGCAGGGCTTTCCTGGGAGGCGGAGCTGGGGCCCCGGGACCTGGGGGCCACCCTCCCCTGGGATGTCATTGATCCCCTGGTGCGCAAGGGCTACCTCAAGGCGGAAAGGCGGCGGGCCTACCTGGAAGCCGCCACCCCCGACTGCCGGTGGGGCGACTGCATGCGTTGCGGCGTCCCCGGCGATGGGGTGGATACCCAGCTGGCCAAACCCACGCTGCCGGTGGTGGGGGAAGAAGCACCGGCTCTTGCCCGGGCCCGCAACGCCGCCTACCGCTTGCGCCCGGTGCCGCGCATCCCCCCGCCTTCCGAACCCCCTCAGCAGCCGGAAAAAACCGCCCGCTACCGCTTTACCTTTCAAAAGCTGGGCGAAGCTCGCTGGCTTTCCCATCGGCAGGTCATGGACCTTCTGGAACGGGCCCTGCGGGCTTCCGGCGCTCCGGTGCGCTTCACCGAGGGGTTCAACCCCCACATCCGCCTCTCCATGGGCCCCGCCCTCCCCGTGGGCATGGAAGCCCTGGCCGAGCTTTTTGACGTGGACTGCACCGGCCCCATCACCCCGGAGCTGGTGGAAAAGATCAACCACACCCTTCCCGATGGCCTGCGCATCACCCACGTGGAAGCCCTCGCCCCGCAAACCCCCTCCCTGGGCAAATCGGTTCGCGGCTGCGCCTACCTGGTGTGGTTCCCCCGCCCCTTACCCCGCCCCGATCACCCCGGCATTGTGGCCTGGGAATGGAAGGACGGCGCAGCCCACATCGTGCTCGCCGCCGAAAGCCAACCCGATAGCCTCACCCTTCGTCAGGCCCTTTCGCTGGCGGGAGCTTCCGAAGAGGAAATCCTGGAATGCCGAAGCGTGCGGCAGGCCGTGCTCCTGGAAACTCCGGAGCTTAAGCAAGCCGCTCTGGCCACTTAAAAAAAACGCGCCCCGAAGGGCGCGTTTCGAAAGGAAAAAGGAGGACCGCTACTCGGAACCCAAATCCTCGGGCTTGATCTTGCCCGAAGCCACGTCTTCCAGCATTTGCGTGGTCACCGACTTGGGCCGCTCGATGGGGTAGCCCAAAGCCCGGTCCCAGGTGATGTTGGCCAGCACGCCCACCGCCCGGCCCACACCAAACAGCACGGTGTAGAAGTCCCACTCCCGCAAGCCGTAGTGCCACTGGATGACGCCGGAGTGCGCATCCACGTTGGGCCAGGGGTTCTTGGCCTTGCCGTGCTCCATGAGCACCTGCGGCGCCACTTTGTAGATGAGCTTCACCAGCTTGAACAGCGGATCGTCGGGCATGTGCTTGTCGGCAAACTCCATCTGTGCGGTAAAGCGCGGGTCGGTCTTGCGCAGCACCGCGTGGCCGTAGCCGGGGATCACCTGGCCTGAACGCAGGGTTTCCCACAGCGCCTCGCGCACCGTTTCCTCGGTGGGCTCTTGGCCGCCAAACTTGGCCTGGAAGTTCTGGATCCAGCGCAGGACCTCCTGGTTGGCCAAGCCGTGGAGCGGGCCGGCCAGGCCGTTGATGCCGGCGGAAAGCGCGTAGTAGGCGTCGGAAAGCGCCGAAGCCACCAGGTGCACGGTGTGGGCGGAGACGTTCCCCGACTCGTGGTCGGAGTGGAGGATGAAGTACATCCTGGCCACGTCGTCGTAGGGCTTGGCAAAGCCCATCTGGTGCGCGAAGTTGCCGGCCCAGTCGAGGTTCGGATCGGGTGGGATGTGCTCGTCGCCCTTGTACTTCATGCGGTAAATGTAGGCGGCGATGGAGGGGAGCTTGGCCAGGAGGTTGGTGCAGTCTTCAAACATAGGCTCCCAGTACTCGTCCTTCTTCATCCCCTGGGCGTAGCGCTTGGCAAAGACCGACTCCCGCTGCATGGCGAGGATGGCCGCGGAAAACATGGTCATGGGGTGGGTGTCCCGGGGCATGGCGCGGAGCAGGTCAATGACGTACTGGGGGATGGTGCGGCGGGCCTGCCAGTCCTTCACCACCTCCATGACCTCGTCGTAGGTGGGAACCTCGCCGGTGAGCAGGAACCACCAGTGGGCCTCCACAAACGGGTACTCGCACCCTTCAGGTTTGGGCAGC
The Thermoanaerobaculum aquaticum genome window above contains:
- a CDS encoding type IV pilus twitching motility protein PilT — protein: MLNFDLPGFLSEVGRRAGQGGDVLLGVGLPPCVLTDGELQRVEIPGLPRLSPYQTEAVVLNLLASAPAAAAEKVQKKGAAAFAYSIPGVNRFRVAVFQQRGSFGVTLRSIPDRVPSLAELELVPAVAEATQERTGVVLVNGPAGSGRTTTLAALVGEINRTRACHVMTVEEPIEFLHKHEKAAIFQREVGIDTPSLSQGLVDAAAAGAEVIMASEVRTPDEARAVLELAETGHLLLTSLRGYDTASALSRFLSLFPPEERPEARLRLSRVLRFCFTQRLLPHRDGKRRPVFEVFRQTVAAAEFLAQGRLDSATVSDFLRDGENEGQQAFDRELERKVRRGELDAAVALEYAVLPRQLELRLLDLKGA
- a CDS encoding RsmD family RNA methyltransferase, with the translated sequence MRITGGIWASRKVFGPPPGWPLRPTPDALREQAFSVLAGELSDAVFLDLFAGTGVVSLEALSRGAARAILVEPHPQALALLRRNLELLKVEPHRVLVVPKPAEEAVSWLAARGEKVNILWADPPFARFAQHLPAVAAVGERGILVAGGLLVLEHPPKASWELPGFSPLRALRGAVLLRFLGKGGGQAEPQGPASSGW
- a CDS encoding CBS domain-containing protein, which encodes MRIVTTHLGADFDALGAMAGLLLLDPQAKIVFSGSQEAGVRRFLQQERPPLPELRLKELRRARIEAAWVADCSSLRRLGEVGELILRAGCPVTVVDHHPEPEDPIPSAQVLPLPPGGAGATCTVVGWELKQRGIQPDPLTASLLLLGIYEDTGGLTYADTRPADAQIVAWLLECGGRLEWVRAYVLRPLEPEQLELLNTLVAGAVEHNVAGVRVVVSVARPSERVEEAAYVVHRYAEIFALPVVLAVLEVPPQLVVIARSSHPRLHAGQLLAPLGGGGHATAAAARIKGRSAVEVAEELLAAVKRQLGGGLRASDVASPTVFAVEATASVNEAKERMVRLRINAMPVFSQGRPVGLVTRQILDNAQTHGLGERAVVTVMRPSVPVVSGETPLEELEHLFVEERERLVLVERPSGYGVITRMDLFRRLYERQTQQSLVVSHRLSGGRPVVLNVLPRLREQVGEAPLGLLQRVGEVASRMGMRAYLVGGAVRDVLLARPPEDMDVVVEGNGVEVARALAREAGARLHVHEPFLTAVVTFPDGFRLDVATARTEFYPHPAALPEVERSALRQDLYRRDFTINAMAIALNPEVLGQLVDFFGGQRDLEQRLIRVLHSLSFIEDPTRLVRGVRFATRLGFSLAPDTERLARVALEEGVLARLSGERLRDEVFLLLSEEHPVEGLLELDRLGVSLALFPELAWGPATGRFLRQVEAMLLWATVEKVFDGPKPLVYLAALALRGGERAGDVLASRLSLAGEAREVVARAREGVEKLLAQAANGHKPSRLVESLEHTPPVWWVLAMVLASQSQRQVLRQALTDWLRRPLPVRGGELVAQGVPEGPWVGRAVRATRAAVLDGEVAPEQALAYALELCGRFRQEGR
- a CDS encoding c-type cytochrome domain-containing protein, producing the protein MMRVGALAFIGVLGTALAFSQVPRSYKADVEPIFVKECGDCHSSDRPKKGLDLSADKGYANLVGKKSQEVPELLLVAPGDPENSYLWHKLQHTAKEGKGMPRGIFSSRKLAEQDLQVIREWIEQGAKP
- a CDS encoding response regulator; translated protein: MRISGQVPPLPAVPLFPWKQAPFSLKAGLAGLGLLGFFLAVGGTISLPVGGAVSQLWPSVAVQFLLALWFGWTGVAVGVLFPLLSNLLVADPLTALAFTPANFMQGALPLLLFRAFRGSPFLQSTKDVGLLAASSAVASVTAAVTGVSLQQLLGAGGESDPQTLAVTWAITNSVCGFALSWPMLRWVSPVFWEASLASKQGRGMPFGFHLLGAAFTLAGGAVAVAIAFHALVAKGVPLPESSVAGILGVLLLPACALGAHLLWRFLAEPLDALLRDTEQAFTAPFPETFPGPEVAEFALLRRRFAGVLATLREQERRFRSLFETVGEPILLVDPQGRLLDANPAFQRVFGVPVERARGRNVVAFNDPEAKRRLKQLLAGPPPPEPVSLRARVRLAGKGFRQVHMTAAPWWDAHGNFAGYCVITADITREEERQQRLEMASRLISLQHLLAGLAHEGNNILQVEVSALENLARTHPDLVPELRPLWAAQERQRALIQRVALLAGSERQIQSESFSAGDLVAGISAASRLHPEGSLHVETPARFPVIRGNRLTLQEAVEAVVCNAFEASRRGATVEVRFFEAQIPGAPDAPDLPPGTYLVVEVADSGHGISRQHLPFVFDPFFTTRDRTAHQGVGLTLAKAAATHAGGTVTVDSTPGVGTTVRLWLPVASEEAPKGELPAVSKRILLVDDDPQVREGLEQALSALGMEAVSASSGSQALRLVEEGLPVDAVILDLLMPEVSGFEVLEAVRQRHPDLPVILSSGFAPDERVSKALEQPHTFYLQKPYTLAQLQETLAKALSQGEGKP
- a CDS encoding TIGR03960 family B12-binding radical SAM protein is translated as MLVNDLRAKLERMLPRVTKPGRYLGLEKNLVRKNWNDVSVRLLLAFPDTYEIGMSHQGTRILYHIANRRADTLCERTFAPWPDMAQAMREQGIPLYSLESYRPAFEFDIIGITLQTELNYINVPYLLDLAGIPRFATERDERHPLIVGGGPCMANPEPVADFFDAFAIGDGEVLLPALLDLVKQSKEQAWSRQELLLRLAQVEGWYVPRFYRWEAADHPALGGRWEALDPRVPFPVKRVFVPQLSPEDVPNPPLVPVVEVVQDRLGMEVVRGCTQGCRFCQAGYWYRPVREHDPATVLATLEAHVDATGYPEVGLLSLSTADYSQIEPLAWHLAERLKNRRVGVSLPSLRAESFSVALADAVSRVRKSGFTFAPETGSDRLRRVINKTFTNADMIAAAEVAFAKGWNLIKVYAMIGLPTETDEDVLELARLAREILQAARRVGNHHAEVKVSVGPFVPKPVTPFQWEPFGPVPLLQQRIELLKKAFRPIRWAKLTWVEPEEAALEALLSRGDRRLSRVIARAHDLGAVFDGWGEWLNLDAWRQAVAEAGLSWEAELGPRDLGATLPWDVIDPLVRKGYLKAERRRAYLEAATPDCRWGDCMRCGVPGDGVDTQLAKPTLPVVGEEAPALARARNAAYRLRPVPRIPPPSEPPQQPEKTARYRFTFQKLGEARWLSHRQVMDLLERALRASGAPVRFTEGFNPHIRLSMGPALPVGMEALAELFDVDCTGPITPELVEKINHTLPDGLRITHVEALAPQTPSLGKSVRGCAYLVWFPRPLPRPDHPGIVAWEWKDGAAHIVLAAESQPDSLTLRQALSLAGASEEEILECRSVRQAVLLETPELKQAALAT
- a CDS encoding citrate (Si)-synthase; its protein translation is MAKLKELLAQKIAEHRPRTQKLLKEHGDVKIGEVTIAQAIGGARGVRCLVTDISYLDPFEGIRFRGKTIPETLAALPKPEGCEYPFVEAHWWFLLTGEVPTYDEVMEVVKDWQARRTIPQYVIDLLRAMPRDTHPMTMFSAAILAMQRESVFAKRYAQGMKKDEYWEPMFEDCTNLLAKLPSIAAYIYRMKYKGDEHIPPDPNLDWAGNFAHQMGFAKPYDDVARMYFILHSDHESGNVSAHTVHLVASALSDAYYALSAGINGLAGPLHGLANQEVLRWIQNFQAKFGGQEPTEETVREALWETLRSGQVIPGYGHAVLRKTDPRFTAQMEFADKHMPDDPLFKLVKLIYKVAPQVLMEHGKAKNPWPNVDAHSGVIQWHYGLREWDFYTVLFGVGRAVGVLANITWDRALGYPIERPKSVTTQMLEDVASGKIKPEDLGSE